A portion of the Platichthys flesus chromosome 7, fPlaFle2.1, whole genome shotgun sequence genome contains these proteins:
- the slc35c2 gene encoding solute carrier family 35 member C2 isoform X1: MACPVQFLCRGLRNVGLVLLYYIFSIGITFYNKWLMRGFHYPLFMTLVHLTIIFCLSSLTRRAMQCWTGKSRVILSWSDYLIKVAPTALATALDIGLSNWSLLFITISLYTMTKSTAVLFILFFSLLFKLEEPNPFLIVVVLLISIGLFMFTYESTQFNLEGFVMVLLASFIGGIRWTLTQLLMQKAELGLQNPIDAMYHLQPLMFVGLFPLFLFNEGLSLSTSEKLFRTTELSPLLYSLFTLSIGGSLAFGLGFSEFLLVSRTSSLTLSISGIFKEVCTLLLAAALMGDKMSSLNWLGFTVCLCGISLHVGLKTYYSKNKVPTLRQLNSRSPELELPLLQQNRDNAEDSAADGYSDEDEEQEITLH; this comes from the exons ATGGCGTGCCCTGTCCAGTTCCTCTGTCGGGGGCTTCGCAACGTTGGATTGGTTCTCCTCTACTATATCTTCTCTATCGGCATCACCTTCTACAACAAATGGCTGATGAGG gGTTTCCACTACCCCCTCTTCATGACGTTGGTTCACCTCACCATCATCTTCTGCCTGTCGTCTCTGACGAGAAGGGCCATGCAGTGCTGGACAGGGAAATCCCGCGTTATTCTGAGTTGGTCAGATTACCTCATAAAAGTGGCACCCACTG CCTTGGCCACAGCACTGGATATTGGACTTTCCAACTGGAGTTTACTCTTTATCACCATTAGCTT GTACACCATGACCAAGTCCACGGCAGTactctttattctctttttctccttgttGTTCAAACTAGAGGAGCCG AACCCATTCCTGATCGTGGTGGTCCTGCTGATCTCCATCGGTCTGTTTATGTTTACATACGAGTCAACCCAGTTCAACCTGGAGGGGTTCGTCATGGTGCTGCTGGCGTCCTTCATAGGGGGGATCCGCTGGACCCTCACCCAGCTCCTGATGCAAAAGGCAGAGCTGG GCCTTCAGAACCCGATAGACGCCATGTACCACCTACAACCTCTCATGTTTGTTGGcctctttcccctcttcctgtTTAACGAAG gGCTGAGCCTCAGTACCTCAGAAAAGCTGTTCCGGACGACAGAGCTTTCACCTCTCCTATACTCACTCTTCACACTGAGTATCGGCGGGTCGCTGGCCTTTGGTTTAGGCTTCTCGGAGTTCCTGCTCGTCTCCCGAACTTCCAGCCTTACTCTATCAATATCAGGGATCTTTAAG GAGGTGTGTACTCTGCTTTTAGCAGCAGCTCTGATGGGAGACAAAATGAGCTCGCTGAATTGGCTTGGATTCACTGTGTGCCTCTGTGGCATTTCATTACATGTGGGACTCAAGACATACTATTCAAAAA ATAAGGTCCCAACGTTAAGGCAGCTGAACAGTCGAAGCCCAGAGCTTGAGTTGCCGTTGCTGCAGCAGAACAGAGACAATGCAGAGGATTCAGCTGCTGATGGATACAGCGACGAAGATGAGGAGCAAGAAATCACTCTGCACTGA
- the slc35c2 gene encoding solute carrier family 35 member C2 isoform X2, whose amino-acid sequence MACPVQFLCRGLRNVGLVLLYYIFSIGITFYNKWLMRGFHYPLFMTLVHLTIIFCLSSLTRRAMQCWTGKSRVILSWSDYLIKVAPTALATALDIGLSNWSLLFITISLYTMTKSTAVLFILFFSLLFKLEEPNPFLIVVVLLISIGLFMFTYESTQFNLEGFVMVLLASFIGGIRWTLTQLLMQKAELGLQNPIDAMYHLQPLMFVGLFPLFLFNEGLSLSTSEKLFRTTELSPLLYSLFTLSIGGSLAFGLGFSEFLLVSRTSSLTLSISGIFKEVCTLLLAAALMGDKMSSLNWLGFTVCLCGISLHVGLKTYYSKSK is encoded by the exons ATGGCGTGCCCTGTCCAGTTCCTCTGTCGGGGGCTTCGCAACGTTGGATTGGTTCTCCTCTACTATATCTTCTCTATCGGCATCACCTTCTACAACAAATGGCTGATGAGG gGTTTCCACTACCCCCTCTTCATGACGTTGGTTCACCTCACCATCATCTTCTGCCTGTCGTCTCTGACGAGAAGGGCCATGCAGTGCTGGACAGGGAAATCCCGCGTTATTCTGAGTTGGTCAGATTACCTCATAAAAGTGGCACCCACTG CCTTGGCCACAGCACTGGATATTGGACTTTCCAACTGGAGTTTACTCTTTATCACCATTAGCTT GTACACCATGACCAAGTCCACGGCAGTactctttattctctttttctccttgttGTTCAAACTAGAGGAGCCG AACCCATTCCTGATCGTGGTGGTCCTGCTGATCTCCATCGGTCTGTTTATGTTTACATACGAGTCAACCCAGTTCAACCTGGAGGGGTTCGTCATGGTGCTGCTGGCGTCCTTCATAGGGGGGATCCGCTGGACCCTCACCCAGCTCCTGATGCAAAAGGCAGAGCTGG GCCTTCAGAACCCGATAGACGCCATGTACCACCTACAACCTCTCATGTTTGTTGGcctctttcccctcttcctgtTTAACGAAG gGCTGAGCCTCAGTACCTCAGAAAAGCTGTTCCGGACGACAGAGCTTTCACCTCTCCTATACTCACTCTTCACACTGAGTATCGGCGGGTCGCTGGCCTTTGGTTTAGGCTTCTCGGAGTTCCTGCTCGTCTCCCGAACTTCCAGCCTTACTCTATCAATATCAGGGATCTTTAAG GAGGTGTGTACTCTGCTTTTAGCAGCAGCTCTGATGGGAGACAAAATGAGCTCGCTGAATTGGCTTGGATTCACTGTGTGCCTCTGTGGCATTTCATTACATGTGGGACTCAAGACATACTATTCAAAAAGTAA ATAA
- the taf13 gene encoding transcription initiation factor TFIID subunit 13 has translation MADEEDETGFEEELDDGTGGLDAGHGKRKRLFSKELRCMMYGFGDDQNPYTESVDILEDLVIDFITEMTHKAMSIGRQGRVQVEDIVFLIRKDPRKFARVKDLLTMNEELKRARKAFDEANYGS, from the coding sequence ATGgcggatgaggaggacgagacCGGCTTCGAGGAAGAGTTGGACGATGGCACCGGCGGGCTGGACGCTGGCCacgggaagaggaagaggctctTCTCAAAGGAGCTGCGGTGCATGATGTACGGCTTCGGGGACGACCAGAACCCGTACACGGAGTCCGTGGACATCCTGGAGGACCTGGTGATCGATTTCATCACTGAAATGACCCACAAGGCCATGTCCATCGGGCGCCAGGGACGCGTCCAGGTGGAGGATATCGTGTTCCTGATCCGCAAGGACCCGAGGAAGTTCGCCAGAGTCAAAGACCTGCTGACCATGAACGAGGAGCTGAAGAGAGCCCGGAAGGCTTTCGATGAAGCCAACTATGGCTCGTAA